A stretch of the Desertibacillus haloalkaliphilus genome encodes the following:
- the sigF gene encoding RNA polymerase sporulation sigma factor SigF yields MDVEVKNGNKDAYLKDDEVKKLIELSQAGDQSARDMIVNKNTRLVWSVVQRFLNRGYEPDDLFQIGCIGLIKSVDKFDLSYDVKFSTYAVPMIIGEIQRFLRDDGTVKVSRSLKELGNKIRKVKDEMSKTLGRVPTVNEIAEKLEISPEEVVFAGEASRTLSSIHETVYENDGDPITLLDQIADHSETKWFDKIALKEAIRHLEERERLIVYLRYYKDQTQSEVAGRLGISQVQVSRLEKKILEHIKGQMGE; encoded by the coding sequence ATGGATGTGGAGGTTAAGAACGGGAATAAAGATGCATACTTGAAGGATGATGAGGTAAAAAAGTTAATCGAGCTAAGCCAAGCTGGTGACCAAAGCGCAAGAGATATGATCGTTAATAAAAATACACGTCTGGTATGGTCTGTCGTGCAGCGTTTTTTAAACCGGGGCTATGAACCAGACGATTTATTCCAAATTGGTTGTATAGGATTGATTAAATCCGTGGATAAATTTGATCTTTCCTATGATGTGAAATTTTCAACGTATGCTGTTCCAATGATTATAGGGGAAATCCAACGGTTTTTACGAGATGATGGAACGGTCAAAGTCAGTCGCTCGTTAAAAGAATTAGGGAATAAGATTCGCAAAGTGAAAGATGAAATGTCAAAGACGCTCGGACGTGTACCAACCGTCAATGAAATTGCTGAAAAGCTTGAGATCTCACCCGAAGAGGTTGTCTTTGCTGGAGAGGCAAGCCGAACGCTATCTTCCATTCATGAAACGGTATATGAAAATGATGGTGATCCAATTACGTTATTAGATCAAATCGCTGACCATTCCGAGACGAAGTGGTTTGACAAAATTGCTTTAAAGGAAGCGATTCGACATTTAGAAGAGCGTGAACGGTTAATTGTCTATTTGCGTTACTATAAAGATCAAACACAATCTGAGGTTGCTGGCAGGTTGGGAATCTCGCAAGTTCAAGTGTCAAGGCTCGAAAAGAAAATACTTGAGCATATTAAAGGTCAAATGGGTGAATAA
- the xerD gene encoding site-specific tyrosine recombinase XerD, which produces MQSQIDEFLQYCIVERGLSANTVQSYKRDLGQYQKYLFEFKQCKDFSQIDRTTITDYLYFLKEKGRAASTIARTIASIRALHQFLLREKLTDQDPSIHIETPKADKRLPKVLSTSEVESLLAAPHRHTPFDMRNKAMLEVLYATGIRVSELCQLQLDDVHLKMGFIRCIGKGNKERIIPLGTMAADALTTYLERGRPKLVKKVDHRTLFVNHHGSPLSRQGFWKILKKLAQEANIKKDLTPHTLRHSFATHLLENGADLRAVQEMLGHADISTTQIYTHVTKTRLKDVYADFHPRA; this is translated from the coding sequence ATGCAAAGCCAGATTGATGAGTTTTTACAATATTGTATCGTGGAACGTGGATTGTCTGCGAATACGGTTCAATCATACAAACGCGATTTAGGGCAGTACCAAAAGTATCTGTTTGAATTCAAACAATGTAAGGATTTTAGCCAAATAGACCGTACAACGATTACTGATTACCTTTACTTTTTAAAAGAAAAAGGTCGCGCAGCATCTACAATCGCAAGGACGATTGCCTCGATTCGTGCACTTCATCAATTTTTATTACGAGAAAAATTAACAGATCAAGACCCTTCCATTCATATTGAAACACCGAAAGCAGACAAGCGTTTACCAAAAGTATTATCAACTAGTGAAGTAGAATCATTGTTAGCAGCACCTCATCGACATACACCATTCGATATGAGAAATAAAGCGATGTTGGAAGTGTTGTATGCAACTGGTATACGTGTTTCTGAGCTTTGTCAGTTGCAATTAGATGATGTTCATTTAAAAATGGGATTTATCCGCTGTATTGGGAAAGGGAATAAAGAGAGAATTATTCCCCTAGGTACGATGGCAGCAGATGCTCTTACTACCTATCTTGAGCGGGGAAGACCTAAGCTTGTAAAGAAGGTCGATCACCGAACGTTGTTTGTTAATCATCATGGATCCCCTCTTTCTAGGCAAGGGTTTTGGAAGATTCTAAAGAAGTTAGCGCAAGAGGCTAACATCAAAAAAGACCTAACTCCTCACACCCTTCGACACTCATTTGCTACCCATTTACTTGAGAACGGTGCTGATTTAAGAGCAGTTCAAGAGATGTTGGGACATGCCGATATTTCAACAACCCAAATTTACACACATGTGACTAAAACAAGATTAAAAGATGTTTACGCTGATTTTCATCCTCGCGCATAA
- the deoB gene encoding phosphopentomutase: protein MTDYRFKRIFLIVMDSVGIGEAPDAKEFNDEGADTLGHIAERMDGLHMPTIASLGLSHIREIKGIEKVKQPLGHFGKMQEASTGKDTMTGHWEIMGLNIKEPFRTFPDGFPDKLIKAIEDLSGRSVIGNKVASGTEILDELGKEHVDTGALIIYTSADSVLQIAAHEDVVPIEEQYEICEKVRELTLDPEYMVGRIIARPFIGEPGRWERTANRHDYALKPFERTVMNELKDSGYDSIAIGKISDIYDGEGITESLRTTSNLDGMDKIVQTLNQDFTGLSFLNLVDFDAKFGHRRDPIGYGKALEEFDERLPEVLEKLTDEDLLIITADHGNDPVHHGTDHTREYVPLLVHYKGQSEASDLGIRQTFADIGATVAENFNVKIPKYGKSFLSEI from the coding sequence ATGACAGATTATCGTTTTAAAAGAATCTTTCTTATTGTGATGGATTCTGTTGGAATTGGGGAGGCACCGGATGCAAAGGAATTTAATGATGAAGGTGCTGATACATTAGGACATATAGCAGAACGAATGGATGGCTTACATATGCCGACAATCGCAAGCTTAGGGTTAAGTCATATCCGAGAAATTAAAGGGATTGAAAAAGTTAAACAGCCATTAGGGCACTTTGGGAAGATGCAAGAAGCATCAACAGGAAAAGATACAATGACAGGGCATTGGGAAATTATGGGTCTTAATATAAAAGAGCCATTTCGAACGTTCCCTGATGGGTTTCCGGATAAGCTAATTAAAGCGATTGAAGATTTGTCTGGGCGCTCAGTGATTGGGAACAAGGTGGCCTCCGGTACTGAGATTCTTGATGAATTAGGTAAGGAGCATGTCGATACAGGGGCATTAATTATTTATACGTCAGCGGATTCCGTCTTACAAATTGCTGCTCATGAGGATGTCGTACCAATCGAAGAACAATATGAAATTTGTGAAAAAGTTCGTGAGTTAACGTTGGATCCAGAATATATGGTTGGACGTATTATTGCACGACCGTTTATTGGGGAACCTGGACGTTGGGAACGTACCGCAAACCGCCATGATTATGCTCTAAAGCCATTTGAGCGAACGGTGATGAATGAATTAAAGGATTCAGGCTACGATTCGATTGCGATCGGAAAGATTTCCGATATTTATGATGGCGAAGGAATTACTGAGTCTCTTCGTACGACGTCAAATCTTGATGGGATGGATAAAATTGTGCAAACGTTAAATCAAGATTTTACTGGACTCAGCTTTTTAAACTTGGTCGATTTCGATGCGAAGTTCGGTCATCGACGTGATCCGATTGGGTATGGTAAAGCGTTGGAGGAATTTGATGAGCGCTTGCCCGAGGTTCTTGAGAAATTAACAGATGAAGATTTACTAATCATTACTGCTGATCACGGAAATGATCCAGTCCATCACGGCACCGATCATACTCGTGAATATGTTCCGTTGCTCGTCCATTACAAAGGTCAAAGTGAGGCGAGCGATTTAGGAATACGGCAGACCTTTGCTGATATTGGAGCAACCGTTGCTGAAAACTTTAACGTAAAAATACCAAAATACGGGAAGAGCTTTTTGAGTGAGATATAA
- the fur gene encoding ferric iron uptake transcriptional regulator, with protein sequence MEKRIERIKKQLHSQSYKLTPQREATVRVLLEHEEDHLSAEDVYLLVKEKAPEIGLATVYRTLELLSELKVVDKINFGDGVSRYDLRQEGADHFHHHLVCIECGSVDEIQEDLLGDVEKIVERDWNFKIKDHRLTFHGICYRCTDKEE encoded by the coding sequence GTGGAAAAAAGAATTGAACGAATAAAAAAACAATTACATTCGCAAAGTTATAAATTAACTCCTCAAAGGGAAGCTACGGTTCGTGTCTTGTTAGAGCACGAGGAAGATCATTTAAGTGCGGAAGATGTATATTTACTTGTCAAGGAGAAAGCGCCAGAGATTGGGCTTGCGACCGTATATCGAACATTAGAGTTACTAAGTGAATTAAAAGTGGTAGATAAAATCAACTTTGGTGACGGAGTTTCTCGTTATGACCTACGTCAAGAAGGAGCAGATCACTTTCATCACCATTTGGTTTGTATCGAATGTGGATCCGTTGATGAAATCCAGGAGGATTTACTTGGAGATGTAGAAAAAATCGTCGAACGTGACTGGAATTTTAAAATAAAAGATCATCGTTTAACGTTCCATGGAATTTGTTATCGTTGTACAGATAAAGAAGAGTAA
- the spoIIAB gene encoding anti-sigma F factor, which translates to MKNVMNLAFSALSQNESFARVTVGSFVAQLDPTMDELTEIKTVVSEAVTNAIIHGYHNQPEGMVYITVTLDQGVIELTIKDEGIGIADIDEARQPLYTTKPELERSGMGFTIMENFMDEVKVVSEAMMGTTIYLRKHLSKSKALCN; encoded by the coding sequence ATGAAGAATGTGATGAATTTAGCGTTCTCAGCTTTAAGCCAAAATGAATCATTTGCAAGAGTCACCGTCGGATCTTTTGTCGCTCAATTAGATCCAACGATGGACGAACTAACGGAAATTAAAACGGTTGTTTCAGAAGCGGTCACAAATGCAATTATCCATGGGTACCATAATCAACCAGAAGGTATGGTCTATATTACGGTTACGCTTGACCAAGGTGTCATTGAATTGACGATCAAAGATGAGGGCATAGGAATAGCAGATATTGATGAGGCAAGACAACCGTTATATACGACGAAACCAGAGTTAGAACGTTCCGGTATGGGGTTTACGATTATGGAAAATTTCATGGATGAAGTCAAAGTTGTATCTGAAGCGATGATGGGAACTACGATCTATTTACGAAAGCATCTCTCAAAAAGTAAAGCGTTATGCAATTAA
- a CDS encoding DUF3866 family protein, with the protein MYKELIVEVVDVLYEDEHIQLLRTSEGAKKAMLYRRIQPAATPGCTLLVNTTAVSLSLGTGGWDIVKAVLSPHMAVDDHQQGHIMKARYLPSQHSVLSVESQESADHSLFQQEFSLRGKKVLLAELHSMIPILFLTISELNPSLKMTVIISDEAALPLEMSSHLRYLREDQRFQTITTGQAFGGDYEAVNIPTALQFASEKLQSDVLIVSVGPGVVGTGTTYGFTGMALADWANTVGSFSGLPVWVPRISFADQRSRHQGISHHLLTPLLSFTYPKSLIPLPIFHKESWDRKISEQVVPMKEKHTVVRVSSDEVTGLIQENLLQYPIPITTMGRTFSDDPAFFLSVAVAAKEAIN; encoded by the coding sequence ATGTATAAAGAGTTAATTGTCGAAGTAGTAGACGTATTATATGAGGACGAACATATCCAATTACTTCGAACATCAGAGGGGGCAAAAAAAGCGATGTTGTATCGGCGAATACAGCCTGCCGCTACACCAGGCTGTACATTATTAGTCAATACAACGGCAGTAAGCCTTTCGTTAGGGACAGGTGGCTGGGATATCGTTAAGGCGGTTCTATCTCCACACATGGCAGTTGACGATCACCAACAAGGACATATTATGAAAGCAAGGTACTTGCCATCTCAACATAGTGTCTTGAGTGTTGAATCACAGGAGAGTGCTGATCATTCGCTTTTTCAACAGGAGTTCTCATTGCGAGGGAAGAAAGTTTTGTTAGCTGAACTACATAGTATGATTCCAATTTTATTTTTAACTATCAGTGAATTAAATCCATCTTTGAAAATGACCGTTATTATAAGTGATGAGGCGGCCTTACCGCTTGAGATGAGTAGTCATTTGCGTTATTTAAGGGAGGATCAACGCTTTCAAACGATAACGACCGGTCAAGCATTCGGAGGGGATTATGAAGCTGTAAATATTCCTACAGCATTGCAATTTGCTTCGGAAAAATTACAGAGTGATGTACTTATTGTTTCAGTTGGACCGGGGGTTGTGGGTACAGGTACAACATATGGGTTCACAGGGATGGCATTGGCAGATTGGGCCAATACGGTCGGTAGCTTTTCTGGTTTACCCGTATGGGTTCCAAGGATTTCTTTTGCAGATCAACGAAGTCGCCATCAGGGGATTAGTCATCACTTGTTGACCCCACTGCTTTCATTTACGTATCCTAAAAGCCTTATTCCATTACCGATTTTTCATAAGGAAAGCTGGGATCGTAAAATTTCTGAACAAGTAGTTCCTATGAAGGAGAAGCATACGGTTGTAAGGGTGTCGAGTGATGAGGTGACGGGGCTCATTCAAGAAAACCTTTTACAATACCCAATTCCAATTACAACAATGGGACGAACATTTTCGGATGATCCGGCATTTTTTTTGAGTGTGGCTGTTGCTGCAAAAGAAGCTATTAATTAG
- a CDS encoding pyrimidine-nucleoside phosphorylase, producing MRMVDIIQKKRNGNELTDEEIRFFIKGYTEESIPDYQASALLMSIYFKGMTPQETATLTKAMVESGETIDLSAIDGVKVDKHSTGGVGDKVTFIVAPLVASVDVPVAKMSGRGLGHTGGTLDKLESIRGFNIAISKEEFVANVNNHKLSVAGQTGNLAPADKKLYALRDVTATVDSIPLIAGSIMSKKLASGADGIVLDVKTGTGAFMKTLKEAEALAKEMVSIGQNLGRNTVAVISDMNQPLGFEVGNANEVKEAVEVLQGKEVNDLRKLSLELGAHMAVFANVFATYDEAYAALEKNLENGKAFTAFRNMVEAQGGDVGMIDDLTKLPKASHHIEVKAHQDGYVAAIDAETIGVAAMHLGAGRATKEDKIDHSVGLSLKKKVGDAVRAGEPLVVIHSNDEDPEVSINKVYEAYEISDEKPDTLELIYKVID from the coding sequence ATGCGCATGGTTGACATAATACAAAAAAAACGTAATGGAAATGAATTAACAGATGAAGAAATTCGCTTTTTCATAAAAGGATATACAGAGGAAAGCATCCCTGATTACCAAGCGTCCGCTCTATTAATGTCGATTTATTTTAAAGGAATGACTCCTCAAGAAACAGCGACGTTAACGAAGGCGATGGTTGAGTCTGGTGAGACTATTGATTTGTCAGCGATTGATGGGGTGAAAGTTGATAAGCATTCTACAGGTGGCGTCGGTGATAAAGTGACATTTATTGTCGCACCTCTTGTTGCTTCTGTTGATGTACCTGTTGCGAAGATGAGCGGTCGAGGACTTGGCCATACAGGTGGTACGCTTGATAAGCTTGAATCAATACGTGGGTTTAATATTGCGATTTCCAAAGAGGAATTTGTCGCTAATGTTAACAATCATAAGCTTTCTGTTGCTGGACAAACCGGTAATTTAGCACCTGCAGATAAAAAATTATATGCCCTTCGAGATGTAACGGCAACGGTCGATTCGATTCCGTTAATTGCTGGTTCGATTATGAGTAAAAAGCTAGCTTCAGGAGCGGATGGCATTGTCCTTGATGTGAAAACAGGGACCGGTGCGTTTATGAAGACGTTAAAGGAAGCTGAGGCTCTCGCTAAAGAAATGGTAAGTATTGGCCAGAATCTTGGACGTAACACGGTTGCTGTGATTAGCGATATGAATCAACCGCTTGGTTTTGAAGTTGGAAATGCAAATGAAGTAAAGGAAGCCGTTGAGGTTCTACAAGGAAAGGAAGTCAATGATCTAAGGAAGCTTTCCTTAGAATTAGGCGCACATATGGCTGTGTTTGCGAACGTATTTGCTACGTATGACGAGGCTTATGCGGCGTTGGAGAAAAACCTTGAAAATGGGAAGGCTTTTACCGCTTTCCGTAACATGGTTGAAGCTCAAGGTGGGGATGTAGGGATGATTGATGATCTTACAAAGCTACCAAAAGCTTCTCATCACATTGAAGTGAAGGCGCACCAAGATGGATATGTTGCAGCGATTGACGCTGAAACGATTGGGGTCGCTGCCATGCACCTTGGTGCTGGTCGGGCAACAAAAGAGGATAAAATCGACCATAGTGTTGGCCTTTCATTAAAGAAAAAAGTTGGAGATGCTGTACGTGCTGGTGAACCACTTGTAGTGATTCATTCAAACGATGAAGACCCGGAAGTATCCATTAATAAAGTTTATGAAGCATATGAAATATCCGACGAGAAACCAGATACACTAGAATTGATTTATAAAGTAATCGATTGA
- a CDS encoding D-alanyl-D-alanine carboxypeptidase family protein — MRGLITSILSVVLLTGIVTPVALAEESSINLAPDASSAILIERDTGTVLFEKNSQEKLPPASMTKIMTMLLIMEALDKGQIKLDEKVRTSERAASMGGSQIFLEPGEEMTVAELLKAIAVASGNDASVAMAEHIAGSEEAFVEMMNEKAKELGAEQTNFINSNGLPAENHYTTAEDLALISKELLKYEDITNYTGIYEDYLRENTDDEFWLVNTNKLVKFYPGVDGLKTGYTREAQYCLTATAEKNGMRVISVVMGASSPKERNKQITEMLDYAFSQYTTHNLYERNHVIDEVKISKGHKGKVEAVTSGSVSILTKKGASVEDATEKVVLEEGLQAPIKKGDQVGTLIIEQGGSVLSETKLVAKEDINDASWWLLFKRTLGKFAG; from the coding sequence ATGAGGGGATTGATTACGAGCATTTTAAGTGTAGTTTTACTAACAGGAATCGTTACGCCAGTGGCGCTTGCTGAAGAAAGTTCGATCAATTTAGCGCCTGATGCTTCATCAGCGATTTTAATTGAACGGGATACAGGGACGGTTTTATTTGAAAAAAATAGTCAAGAGAAGCTTCCGCCGGCGAGCATGACGAAGATTATGACAATGCTTCTGATCATGGAGGCACTCGATAAGGGTCAGATTAAATTAGATGAAAAGGTGCGAACAAGTGAAAGGGCTGCTTCGATGGGAGGTTCACAAATCTTTTTGGAACCTGGTGAAGAAATGACGGTTGCGGAGTTATTAAAAGCAATCGCTGTTGCATCTGGTAATGATGCCTCGGTAGCAATGGCAGAACATATTGCTGGATCAGAGGAGGCATTTGTAGAAATGATGAATGAGAAGGCAAAAGAGTTAGGGGCTGAGCAGACAAATTTTATAAATTCAAATGGTCTTCCAGCAGAGAATCATTATACGACAGCAGAAGATTTGGCATTGATCTCTAAAGAATTGTTAAAGTATGAAGACATTACAAACTATACAGGTATTTATGAGGATTACCTTCGTGAAAATACAGATGATGAATTTTGGCTAGTGAATACGAATAAACTGGTTAAATTTTATCCGGGGGTTGATGGCTTGAAAACAGGTTATACTCGTGAGGCGCAATATTGCTTAACCGCAACTGCAGAAAAAAATGGGATGAGAGTGATCTCTGTTGTTATGGGGGCCAGCTCACCTAAAGAACGTAATAAACAAATCACCGAGATGCTTGATTATGCGTTTAGTCAGTATACGACTCATAACCTTTATGAACGAAACCATGTAATTGATGAGGTTAAGATAAGCAAGGGACATAAAGGAAAAGTAGAAGCAGTGACATCTGGGTCAGTGTCAATTTTAACGAAAAAAGGTGCAAGTGTTGAGGATGCAACGGAAAAAGTAGTGCTAGAAGAGGGATTACAAGCGCCGATTAAAAAGGGCGACCAAGTAGGAACATTAATCATTGAACAAGGTGGTAGCGTATTGTCGGAAACGAAGCTGGTAGCTAAAGAAGATATTAATGACGCATCATGGTGGTTGTTATTTAAACGTACACTAGGTAAATTCGCTGGGTAG
- a CDS encoding YqzK family protein, which produces MPLRSFVTVILSAIKVFILFMGCTLLFYYGILWVSKEYESYHRYDEPQGRAVKVVQMEGTDPNTHWFMDRLLFFYHYGE; this is translated from the coding sequence ATGCCTTTGCGATCGTTTGTTACTGTTATTTTAAGCGCAATTAAAGTTTTTATTCTCTTTATGGGATGCACATTGTTATTTTATTATGGTATTCTTTGGGTTAGTAAAGAATATGAAAGTTATCACCGTTATGATGAACCGCAAGGAAGAGCAGTAAAGGTTGTCCAAATGGAAGGGACAGACCCGAACACTCATTGGTTTATGGATCGTCTACTGTTCTTCTATCATTATGGTGAATGA
- a CDS encoding NUDIX hydrolase: MSEHLYEKTIASTTVYEGKVIDVKVDDVKLPNGHTSKREIVNHPGAVAVIALTPEGNLLLVRQFRKPLERTIVEIPAGKLELNEEPLHSAKRELEEETGYRSNQLEFVTSFYTSPGFADEIVHIYFTDQLTAGHVQTDEDEFVDLLEVTLEDAEKMIETKEIFDAKTAFAIQYLRLRKDI; the protein is encoded by the coding sequence GTGAGTGAACATTTATATGAAAAAACGATTGCATCAACAACGGTGTATGAGGGGAAAGTTATTGATGTAAAAGTTGATGATGTCAAGTTGCCGAATGGACATACGAGTAAACGTGAGATTGTTAATCACCCAGGTGCAGTTGCTGTTATTGCGTTAACACCAGAAGGGAACTTGTTGCTTGTACGGCAATTTAGAAAACCTCTTGAGCGAACCATTGTTGAAATTCCGGCAGGTAAGCTTGAGCTAAATGAAGAGCCACTTCATTCAGCAAAGCGTGAACTAGAAGAAGAAACGGGGTATAGAAGTAACCAGTTAGAGTTTGTCACCTCTTTTTATACGTCTCCAGGGTTTGCAGATGAAATCGTTCATATTTATTTTACAGATCAATTAACCGCAGGACATGTACAAACGGATGAAGATGAATTCGTCGACCTGCTTGAAGTTACCCTAGAGGACGCAGAAAAAATGATTGAAACAAAAGAAATTTTTGATGCGAAAACAGCCTTTGCAATTCAATACTTGAGGTTACGTAAGGATATTTAG
- a CDS encoding endonuclease Q family protein, which translates to MRDFFVDLHIHIGRTASGKPVKITGAKRLTLSNIIEYARSIKGIDMIGIIDCHVPEVIAELEDMIAAGEAIELSEGGIDFHGLTLILGTEMEIYDDNCKGPIHVLAFMPQLQKMKQFSKWLAAHVKNITLSSQRVYEQAKTIQHVVCELGGMFIPAHVFTPHKSLYGKGVENSLREVLDHRKIDAIELGLSSDTAMADQISELHHYSYISNSDAHSLEKIAREYQTIRMEHASFNELRLALHEQEGRKVSANFGLNPYLGKYYYTSCEKCSTIIPNEDDMICPTCEHNRFTKGVYNRLLELKSSDGPLVPNRPPYIHQVPLEFIPKLGSKTLAKLRDHFKTDMAIIHDVPEEGLRHVVSDSIAETIIKARRGELQFHYGGAGRYGKVKDT; encoded by the coding sequence ATGCGAGATTTTTTTGTTGATTTACATATCCATATTGGCCGAACTGCCTCTGGGAAACCGGTGAAGATCACAGGGGCAAAGCGACTAACTCTGTCTAATATCATAGAATATGCTCGGTCGATCAAAGGGATTGATATGATTGGGATTATCGATTGTCATGTCCCAGAAGTGATCGCTGAACTTGAGGATATGATTGCAGCAGGTGAAGCTATAGAGCTATCAGAAGGTGGGATTGATTTTCACGGATTGACGCTCATATTGGGGACAGAAATGGAAATTTATGATGACAACTGCAAAGGTCCAATCCATGTTCTTGCATTTATGCCTCAGCTCCAAAAAATGAAACAATTTAGTAAATGGTTAGCAGCCCACGTGAAAAATATAACGCTAAGTTCACAACGAGTCTATGAACAAGCGAAAACGATCCAACATGTCGTGTGCGAGCTTGGTGGCATGTTCATACCGGCCCATGTGTTTACCCCACATAAAAGCTTATACGGTAAGGGTGTTGAAAATAGCCTCAGGGAAGTATTGGATCATAGGAAGATCGACGCGATTGAGCTTGGTCTAAGCTCTGATACTGCAATGGCTGACCAAATCTCAGAGCTCCATCATTATTCGTATATTAGTAATTCTGATGCCCATTCGCTAGAAAAAATTGCTAGAGAGTATCAAACCATTCGTATGGAGCATGCATCATTTAATGAGTTAAGGTTAGCCCTACATGAACAAGAAGGACGTAAAGTTAGTGCTAACTTCGGCTTGAATCCATATTTAGGAAAATATTATTATACGAGCTGTGAAAAGTGTTCGACAATTATACCAAACGAGGATGATATGATTTGCCCAACATGTGAACACAATCGTTTTACAAAAGGTGTTTATAACCGTTTACTAGAATTAAAAAGCAGTGATGGTCCGCTTGTTCCTAATCGTCCCCCCTATATTCATCAAGTTCCGTTGGAGTTCATACCAAAACTTGGATCAAAAACATTAGCAAAATTGCGAGACCATTTTAAAACAGATATGGCCATTATTCACGATGTTCCAGAGGAAGGATTGCGTCATGTCGTGTCAGATTCGATAGCCGAAACCATTATCAAGGCAAGGCGTGGCGAGCTTCAGTTTCATTATGGAGGTGCAGGGCGCTACGGGAAAGTTAAGGATACATAA
- the spoIIAA gene encoding anti-sigma F factor antagonist has protein sequence MSLQVDLERKGSVLCVRLSGELDHHTAETLRTQVDEEIVKYQMKHIILNLEQLSFMDSSGLGVILGRYKQVKNNDGEMVVCAISPAVKRLFEMSGLFKIVRLEESEQFALQTLGVA, from the coding sequence GTGAGTTTACAAGTAGACCTTGAACGTAAAGGCAGCGTCCTTTGTGTGAGATTAAGTGGAGAGCTAGATCACCACACAGCAGAAACATTAAGAACGCAAGTAGATGAAGAAATAGTGAAATACCAAATGAAGCATATTATTTTAAATTTAGAGCAGTTATCCTTTATGGACAGTTCTGGATTAGGTGTCATTCTCGGACGTTATAAACAAGTGAAAAATAATGATGGGGAGATGGTTGTTTGTGCCATTTCTCCAGCTGTCAAGCGATTATTTGAAATGTCAGGTTTGTTTAAGATTGTTCGACTTGAAGAGAGTGAACAATTTGCTTTGCAAACATTGGGGGTGGCTTAA
- the spoIIM gene encoding stage II sporulation protein M translates to MKNGIGASIAYHLEDNRSIYIFTTVLFLMGIIFGAVVVNSLGLTQKHDLYMYLSQFFGQVSEGQFANSAAMFSQSFAHYAKYVGLMWILGLSIVGLPIILILLFLKGVAMGFTVGFLVNQMGMSGFALSFVSVMPQNFILVPAFIIVGTTAVAFSLKMIRNQFIKKNNEPIFPQFLNYSLVILVIGALLSAASAFEAYVTPGLMRVVLSWVA, encoded by the coding sequence ATGAAGAATGGTATCGGAGCGTCTATCGCTTATCATTTAGAGGATAACCGATCAATTTATATATTTACGACCGTTCTTTTTTTAATGGGGATTATTTTTGGAGCTGTTGTAGTCAATAGCTTAGGGTTAACACAAAAGCATGATTTATATATGTATTTAAGTCAGTTTTTTGGACAAGTGTCTGAGGGGCAATTTGCTAATTCGGCAGCGATGTTTAGTCAAAGTTTTGCTCACTATGCGAAGTATGTAGGGTTAATGTGGATTTTAGGGTTGTCAATTGTCGGACTCCCGATCATATTAATTTTACTATTTTTAAAAGGTGTTGCGATGGGGTTTACGGTTGGATTTCTCGTTAACCAAATGGGGATGTCTGGCTTTGCCTTATCATTTGTAAGTGTGATGCCGCAAAATTTTATTTTAGTTCCTGCTTTTATTATCGTTGGCACGACAGCGGTAGCCTTCTCCTTAAAAATGATTCGTAACCAGTTTATTAAAAAGAATAACGAGCCGATCTTTCCGCAATTTTTAAATTATTCATTAGTCATTTTAGTGATTGGGGCCTTGCTCTCAGCTGCATCTGCGTTTGAAGCGTATGTAACTCCTGGTCTCATGAGGGTTGTTTTATCTTGGGTGGCGTAA
- the mciZ gene encoding Z-ring formation inhibitor MciZ — MKIYLRTNGVTIVGKSWEVCAILKQYKKKYETVREWTESN, encoded by the coding sequence ATGAAGATTTATTTGCGAACAAATGGTGTTACGATTGTCGGCAAATCATGGGAAGTTTGTGCGATCTTGAAACAATACAAAAAAAAGTACGAAACTGTTCGAGAATGGACCGAGTCTAATTAA